One part of the Sneathia vaginalis genome encodes these proteins:
- a CDS encoding phosphotriesterase family protein: MLQNGYTLMHEHMTIDLSGQKHNLDCKVDCIDEITKEMKKLYSKGVRNIVEVTNRGMGRNVKNIVKISKESGINFICSTGFYKEPFLPDYVYEMDKEEIAELLINDIEIGIDGTGIKAQLLGEIGTSKDHMTKEEEKIFESIVIAHKKTGVPISTHTTLGTNALGQIEFFEKNNVDLSKVNIGHVDLSGDVQYIIEILSKGVYISFDTIGKNNYLLDSKRVEMLKILQDMNLLNKVFLSQDISRKSNMEFMGGIGYSYIFDSFIPMLKEKGITDESLDLMLCKNPMNFFNK, translated from the coding sequence ATGTTACAAAATGGTTATACACTTATGCACGAACATATGACAATAGATTTATCTGGTCAAAAACATAATTTAGATTGCAAGGTAGACTGCATAGATGAAATTACAAAAGAAATGAAAAAACTATACTCTAAAGGTGTTAGAAATATTGTAGAAGTTACCAATAGAGGTATGGGTAGAAATGTAAAAAATATTGTTAAAATATCAAAAGAAAGTGGAATAAACTTCATTTGTTCTACAGGATTCTATAAAGAACCTTTCTTACCTGACTATGTCTATGAAATGGATAAAGAAGAAATTGCTGAACTTTTGATAAATGATATAGAAATAGGTATCGATGGTACAGGTATAAAAGCACAATTATTGGGTGAAATTGGTACAAGTAAAGATCATATGACAAAAGAAGAAGAAAAAATATTTGAAAGTATTGTAATTGCACATAAAAAGACTGGTGTGCCTATTAGCACACATACTACATTAGGTACAAATGCTTTAGGACAAATTGAATTTTTTGAAAAAAATAATGTTGATTTGTCAAAGGTAAATATAGGGCACGTTGATTTAAGTGGAGATGTACAATATATTATAGAAATTTTATCTAAAGGTGTATATATTTCATTTGATACAATAGGGAAAAATAACTATTTATTAGACTCTAAAAGAGTTGAAATGTTAAAAATATTACAAGATATGAATTTACTTAATAAAGTGTTCTTATCACAAGATATTTCAAGAAAATCTAATATGGAATTTATGGGTGGAATAGGTTATTCATATATATTTGATTCATTTATACCTATGCTAAAAGAAAAAGGTATAACAGATGAATCTCTTGATTTAATGTTATGTAAAAACCCTATGAATTTCTTCAACAAATAA
- a CDS encoding serine hydrolase encodes MKKIILIFCSILFSVFTFTKSLNDIQTITEKYISNKTMPGAVVLVSKNGHILYNKAFGYAQVLEDDKEKLRPMKTDTIFDLASLTKIFATTQVIMKLVSEGKINVNDKVSKYIPEFAKNGKEDVKIKDLLTHTSGLTPWLPTYYHVKNSDEELKYICNLPLEYKTGSNRKYSDFSFMTLAFIVEKVTHKKLNDYVLEEIYKPLHLKRTRFLPLEVFSQNQIASTSHGNPFEQKMIYDDNFGYKINEEYNSFRYWRRHTLTGLVNDGNSYYANNGVAGHAGLFSTAHDLYVLGEVLLNNGKYKSVRLYNKNVVDEFTKIESKFGHGYGYEINRGGVDKGYMGKYATNKFVGHTGFTGTQVVYDLDNKIQVIILTNKQNYGVDSDGSYKSTWKYAREIMNLVGDVLYKK; translated from the coding sequence ATGAAAAAGATAATATTAATTTTTTGTAGTATATTATTTAGTGTCTTTACTTTTACAAAAAGCTTAAACGATATACAAACTATAACCGAAAAATATATAAGTAATAAGACAATGCCTGGTGCTGTTGTTTTGGTTTCCAAAAATGGTCATATTCTTTATAACAAAGCTTTTGGTTATGCACAAGTTTTAGAAGATGATAAAGAAAAGTTAAGACCAATGAAAACAGATACTATATTCGATTTAGCTTCACTTACTAAAATATTTGCTACAACACAAGTAATTATGAAATTAGTTTCTGAAGGTAAAATAAATGTAAATGACAAAGTTAGTAAGTATATACCTGAATTTGCTAAAAATGGTAAAGAAGATGTTAAAATTAAAGACTTATTAACTCACACATCTGGTTTAACTCCATGGTTACCTACATACTATCATGTTAAAAATAGTGATGAAGAATTAAAATATATTTGTAATCTACCATTAGAATACAAAACAGGAAGTAATAGAAAATACAGTGATTTTTCATTCATGACTTTAGCATTCATTGTTGAAAAGGTTACACATAAAAAGCTTAATGATTATGTATTAGAAGAAATATATAAGCCTCTACATTTAAAGAGAACAAGATTTTTGCCTCTTGAAGTGTTTAGTCAAAATCAAATTGCTTCAACATCACATGGTAATCCTTTTGAACAAAAAATGATTTATGATGATAATTTTGGGTATAAGATAAATGAAGAATATAATTCTTTCAGATACTGGAGAAGACATACATTAACTGGTTTGGTAAATGATGGAAATTCATATTACGCAAATAATGGTGTAGCAGGACATGCTGGATTATTTTCAACTGCTCATGATCTATATGTTTTAGGTGAAGTCTTATTAAACAATGGAAAATATAAATCAGTAAGACTATATAATAAAAATGTAGTAGATGAGTTTACAAAAATTGAAAGTAAATTTGGACATGGTTATGGTTATGAAATAAATAGAGGTGGTGTAGACAAAGGATATATGGGAAAATATGCAACTAATAAATTTGTAGGTCACACAGGATTTACAGGTACACAAGTTGTATATGATTTAGATAATAAAATACAAGTAATTATTTTAACAAATAAACAAAATTATGGAGTTGATTCTGACGGAAGCTATAAATCAACTTGGAAATATGCAAGAGAAATAATGAATTTAGTTGGCGATGTATTATATAAGAAATGA
- a CDS encoding aminotransferase class V-fold PLP-dependent enzyme, with product MKTYPLQSITLEEAMEKQFRLVDLIGKYINGKEILDLGDLGVEKTNNMPIRTRTIEKILANFFNAEDAFLVRGSGTNALRLTFFEFLKNENTILVHDGPIYKTSEFSLNSMKVNIKKYNFNDLSTLREYIVENNIKVVLLQHTRQKLDDKYVLKEVIKKIKEIDNNIKIVVDDNYAVLKTPENGVEMGADISAFSCFKLLGPVGIGLIIGKREIIENMRKHNYSGGSQVQGFEAMEVLRGLVYAPVALSIQAKQIEGLYNILKDKKRFPYIKDVYIANSQSKVVLVEFCEHIAKNILKQTVKLGALSHPVGAESKFEMNPLIYRVSGTFIDTDPSLAERMIRINPNRAGAENIARILEKAYFMERGE from the coding sequence ATGAAAACATATCCCTTACAATCTATAACTTTAGAAGAAGCTATGGAAAAACAATTTAGATTAGTAGATTTAATAGGAAAATATATTAATGGTAAAGAAATATTAGATTTGGGCGACTTAGGTGTGGAAAAAACAAATAATATGCCTATTAGAACAAGAACAATAGAAAAAATTCTAGCAAACTTCTTTAATGCTGAAGATGCATTTTTAGTTAGGGGATCTGGAACAAATGCCTTACGACTAACTTTCTTTGAATTTTTAAAAAATGAAAATACTATACTTGTTCACGATGGTCCAATATACAAGACTAGTGAATTTAGTTTAAACTCAATGAAAGTAAATATTAAAAAGTACAACTTTAATGATCTTTCTACTTTAAGAGAATATATAGTTGAAAATAATATTAAAGTTGTACTATTACAACATACACGTCAAAAATTAGATGATAAATATGTTTTAAAAGAAGTAATAAAGAAAATAAAAGAAATCGATAATAACATTAAAATTGTTGTTGACGATAACTATGCCGTACTTAAAACACCAGAAAATGGAGTAGAAATGGGAGCTGATATCTCTGCTTTTTCTTGTTTTAAACTATTAGGACCTGTTGGTATTGGATTGATAATTGGAAAAAGAGAAATTATAGAAAACATGAGAAAACATAATTATTCTGGTGGTTCACAAGTTCAAGGATTTGAAGCTATGGAAGTACTAAGAGGTTTAGTTTATGCACCAGTTGCTTTAAGTATTCAAGCAAAACAAATAGAAGGTTTATATAATATTCTAAAAGATAAAAAAAGATTTCCATATATAAAAGATGTATATATCGCAAATTCTCAATCTAAAGTTGTTTTAGTTGAATTTTGCGAACACATAGCTAAAAATATTTTAAAACAAACTGTAAAATTAGGTGCCCTTTCTCACCCAGTTGGTGCAGAATCTAAATTTGAAATGAACCCTTTGATTTATAGGGTATCTGGTACTTTCATAGATACTGATCCTAGTCTAGCAGAAAGAATGATTAGAATAAATCCTAATAGAGCTGGAGCTGAAAATATAGCAAGAATTTTAGAAAAAGCATATTTTATGGAAAGAGGTGAATGA